The genomic DNA CCGAAGCAGTTGCGGATTCGCTTCGCTCCGTCTCGTTCAGCGTTCGATCCGGCGAGTCGCTCGTCGTGATGGGCTCCAACGGCTCCGGCAAATCAACGCTTGGTTTGCTCATCGCCGGTTTGCTCACACCGACCTCCGGGGAAATCCGCCGCTTGTACGGCGCCGATAACGGCGGCTTCCCGCCCGTCGGCATGCTGTTCCAGAATCCCGACAACCAGATGGTCTCCGTGCAGGTCGACAAGGAAATTGCTTTCGCCCTGGAGAATCAGGCCGTGCCGATGAGTCGAATGGAGCCGATGGTAAACGATACGCTCAGTTCGTTTGGAATCGAGCGGCTCGCGCGGCGCCTGACTTCGGAGTTGTCCGGCGGCGAGAAACAGCGCGTGGCGCTGGCTTCGCTCATGGTCTACCGCCCGCCGATTCTCGTACTCGACGAGCCGGATTCGTATCTCGATGTTGCCGGGCGGCGCATGCTCCGACAGGAACTCGAGCGCCTGCACCGCGAACAGCCGGAGCTCATCGAGATCCGCATCACCCAGTATCCGGGAGTCGCCCGCCGTTACTCTCGCATGCTGTTGCTTCACTCCGGGAGAATCGTCGACGACGGTTCGCCGGATCACGTGTTGCGCACCTCGGGCCTCTTCGGAAATTCGTCAACGGCCGCACCCCCAACGATAGCCGACACAAAAGGCGCCGCCGATGCACGGGCTCCCGAAGCACGGCTGCTGGTGCGTGATGTCAGCTTTGCCTTTGAACGGAAGCATCCGGTACTGGACCGGGTCAGTTTTGAGATTTTTCCCGGTCATATCACAGGGGTGGTCGGTCCAACCGGCTCAGGAAAAAGCACGCTTGGCCTGCTGTTGGCCGGCGTGTTGCCCCCCGACACGGGGACTGTCGAGCTCTGCCGTGCTGATGGGACCACGGCGACCGGCGCGGCTCGTGCCGGGGTTGTGGCCGCTGTCCTGCAGCAGCCGGAGCGGCAATTCTTCCTGCCTACCTGCGCCGAGGAAATCGCCTTTGGGCCCGCGAACAAGGGCCGTATACTGGATGAAACCGAGATAGATCTACACCTCAATAGGGTTGGCCTTGCTCCCGACCGGTTTCGCGGCCGTGATCCGCTTACATTGTCGATGGGGGAAAAACGGCGTCTGGCATTCGCAGTGATTATGGCGTTGGGACCGGCTTTTATCGTTTTCGACGAACCGACGGCCGGGCTCGATCCCGATGGCGTGGAGCGCTTTATAGCTATCGCTCGCGAGTCCGCACGTCGCGGTCTTGGCGTTGTGATCATTACCCACGAGCTACCGGTCATCCGCGAACTGGTCGACCGGGTTCTGATGCTTCCGGGCGACGGCTCGGTTGAGGAACTTTCGGCCGAAGCATTTCTGGCGGATCCCGAGCGCCGGGCGGCGGTATCGAGTGCATTCGAACGTTGAGCGCACTTCCGGTCAGCTTTTTCCCTCGGGAGACTTGACAGCCGCCGGCCAACCATTATACTCCAACCGGCGCGACACCGGGACAGGCCCGGTCCAGCAGCCGCAAAACCTTTTAAGGTGATCCGGCGAGGTCACTAAGGGTTGGTCTTCATGATACACAACTCTCCCGATCAACAGACCGCGTCACACCGATTTGGTGTCGATTGCCTTTCGCACCTGCATGCCCCGGAGGTGACTGGTGGCTGAGACTATCGATGTCATCATGGATGACATGAAAATGAACCGGGCGCTCACCCGTATCGCCCACGAAATTCTGGAGCATAACGGCGGCGCCGCCACAATCGCCGTTATCGGCGTGCTGACCCGTGGCGCCGTTCTCGCCCGTCGCATCGCCAAAGCGATCGAGGAACTGGAACACGTGTCGGTCGATCTCGGATTCATGGACATATCGTTGTATCGCGACGACGTCCATTCCAAGCTCGACCAACCGGTCATCCAGCGTACCGATATTCTTTTTCCCGTCAAGGACCGCAACGTCATTCTTGTCGATGACGTCCTGTTCACGGGGCGTACGATCCGCGCCGCACTCGACCAGATTGTCGACTTCGGCCGACCGCGGACCATCCAGCTCGCCGTCCTCGTCGACCGCGGTCACCGCGAGCTGCCGATCAAGGCGGACTATGTCGGCATCAACGTGCCGACTCGCAAAACAGACCAGGTGGTCGTCGAAGTCTCCGAAAAGGACGGTGTCGACCGCGTCTCGGTTCATCCCAATCACGACGGCAAAGGTCGGCGGTCTGAGACCGGGGGAGGGGCACGATGAGCAAGCTTGCGTCGCGCCACCTGCTCGGCCTCGAGGGCGTCTCGGCCGATGACATCAGCCTGATCCTGGACACCACCCACACCTTCCGTGAGGTGCTCGATCGTCCGATCAAAAAGCTGCCCACCCTGCGCGGCTTGACGGTCCTGAATCTCTTCTACGAACCGTCGACCCGCACCCGCATCTCCTTTGAACTGGCGGAGAAACGGCTTTCCGCCGACACGGTCAGCTTCACGACCGCCACCTCATCGGTGAAAAAGGGCGAATCGCTCCGCGATACCGTTCAGAACATCGAGGCGATGAAAATCGACATGATCGTCGTGCGGCACAGCTCCGCGGGTACGCCATACTATCTGACGCAGTGTTCGGACGCCAACGTCATCAATGCGGGGGACGGTTCGCACGAACATCCAACCCAGGCTCTGCTTGACATGTATACGATCCGCAAGAAGTACGGCAAGCTGGCAGGGCTGCGGGTGGTGCTGGTCGGCGACGTCAAGCACTCCCGCGTGATTCGCTCCAACATCTGGGGCCTGAAAGCGCTCGGTGCCTCGGTGGCCCTGTGCGGACCGTCGACGCTTCTCCCCGCGGAGGTCGAGCGGTATGGATGTGATATCTACACCAGCCTTGACGAAGCGCTCGACGGCGCGGATGTGGTGAACATCATGCGCCTGCAGCTGGAGCGGCAGCAGGCGGGTCTGTTCCCGTCGCAGCGCGAGTATACGAATCTGTTCGGTATCACCAGAGAGCGGCTGAAGCGGCTCAATAAGAACTACACGATAATGCATCCCGGCCCCATGAATCGCGGTGTTGAAATCTCGTCGGAAGTCGCCGACGGCGACAGCTCCGTCATCCTCGACCAGGTTACCAACGGACAGGCGGTCCGCATGGCGGTGCTGTATCTTCTCTCGGGTCCGGAAGCGGAGGGTCCCCAGGCATGAGTAACGCACCGTTTGATATGATAATCTCCGGCGGCCGGGTGATCGACCCGGCGCTGGGATTCGGTAAAGACGCCCACGTCCTCATAAAAGACGGCAGAATCGCCGGTATCGAGAACGACATCCAGAAGCTCGGCGATTCGACCGGCGCCACCGTGATTGACGCGTCGGGTATGCTTGTCGTTCCGGGACTGATCGATGTCCACGTCCATTTGCGCGAGCCCGGTCGCGAAGACGAGGAAACGGTTGAATCCGGCTGTCGGGCCGCTGCCGCCGGTGGATTCACCGCGGTGTGCTGCATGCCCAATACCACCCCGCGCATCGACAATCAGGAGACCGTTCTGTTCGTCCAGGACCGCGCGAAAAACGCCGACGCGCGCGTGTATGTGGTCGGCGCGATTACCAAAGGCAGCGAAGGCAAGGAGCTCTCCGAGATCGGTGATCTGGTGAAAGTGGGCGCGGTTGCCATCACCGACGACGGCCGGTGGGTGGAAAACTCCGAAATCATGCGCCGGGCCATGGAATATTCCAAGATGTTTAACATCCCGGTCATGGACCATGCCGAAGAGTCGACGCTCTGCGCGGGTGGCATCATGAACGAATCATTTGAATCGACCCGCCTGGGCCTTCGCGGCCGCCCCGCCGTGGCCGAAGAGATCGCCGTTATGCGCGATATCGCGCTGTGTCGTACGACCGGCGCCCGGCTGCATATTCAGCACCTGTCGACCAGGCGCGCCGTCGATGTGGTCCGCGCCGCCAAGGCCGAAGGAATCCGCGTCACGACCGAAGCGTGCCCCCATCACTTTGTCCTCACCGACGAAGCGATCGCAAAGGAGTTCAACACCTGCCTGCGCGTCAATCCGCCGCTGCGTACGGCCAACGACCGCGAGGCTATTATCGAGGGGCTGATCGACGGCACCATCGACTGTATCGCCTCGGATCACGCCCCGCACGCGGAAGAGGAAAAGGACTGCGAATTCGATCTTGCCCCGGCCGGCATGATCGGGCTGGAAACGACGCTCGGCCTGGTCAAAACGTATCTCATCGACAAAGGATACCTGACCTGGGCCGACGCTATCGCGAAAATGACGATCAACCCGGCGCGCGTGTTCGGGCTGCCGGGGGGAACGCTCAAAACCGGCTCGCCCGCGGATATCACGATTATCGATCCTGACGCGCCGTGGACGGTGGACAAAAAGAGATTCCGCTCGATGTCTCACAATTCGCCGTTTATCGGATGGAAGCTGCAGGGACAGGTCTTCCGGACCATTCTCGGCGGGCGAGTCGTGTTCGCGAGAGAAGAATAGGAGACATACCATGCTGGTGCGACTGGTGCAAAAGGACGTCGGCGTCACTAACCTGATTCCATATATCGAGACGGCCGAGGCCGACGGCGTCGATCTCATCTGTTTCAGCGAACTGGCCACGACCGGGTGCCTGTACGAGCGACGCGAAGTCGTGCCGCTGGA from Candidatus Zixiibacteriota bacterium includes the following:
- a CDS encoding ATP-binding cassette domain-containing protein is translated as MIDCHDVTFRYPEAVADSLRSVSFSVRSGESLVVMGSNGSGKSTLGLLIAGLLTPTSGEIRRLYGADNGGFPPVGMLFQNPDNQMVSVQVDKEIAFALENQAVPMSRMEPMVNDTLSSFGIERLARRLTSELSGGEKQRVALASLMVYRPPILVLDEPDSYLDVAGRRMLRQELERLHREQPELIEIRITQYPGVARRYSRMLLLHSGRIVDDGSPDHVLRTSGLFGNSSTAAPPTIADTKGAADARAPEARLLVRDVSFAFERKHPVLDRVSFEIFPGHITGVVGPTGSGKSTLGLLLAGVLPPDTGTVELCRADGTTATGAARAGVVAAVLQQPERQFFLPTCAEEIAFGPANKGRILDETEIDLHLNRVGLAPDRFRGRDPLTLSMGEKRRLAFAVIMALGPAFIVFDEPTAGLDPDGVERFIAIARESARRGLGVVIITHELPVIRELVDRVLMLPGDGSVEELSAEAFLADPERRAAVSSAFER
- the pyrR gene encoding bifunctional pyr operon transcriptional regulator/uracil phosphoribosyltransferase PyrR, which gives rise to MAETIDVIMDDMKMNRALTRIAHEILEHNGGAATIAVIGVLTRGAVLARRIAKAIEELEHVSVDLGFMDISLYRDDVHSKLDQPVIQRTDILFPVKDRNVILVDDVLFTGRTIRAALDQIVDFGRPRTIQLAVLVDRGHRELPIKADYVGINVPTRKTDQVVVEVSEKDGVDRVSVHPNHDGKGRRSETGGGAR
- a CDS encoding aspartate carbamoyltransferase catalytic subunit; its protein translation is MSKLASRHLLGLEGVSADDISLILDTTHTFREVLDRPIKKLPTLRGLTVLNLFYEPSTRTRISFELAEKRLSADTVSFTTATSSVKKGESLRDTVQNIEAMKIDMIVVRHSSAGTPYYLTQCSDANVINAGDGSHEHPTQALLDMYTIRKKYGKLAGLRVVLVGDVKHSRVIRSNIWGLKALGASVALCGPSTLLPAEVERYGCDIYTSLDEALDGADVVNIMRLQLERQQAGLFPSQREYTNLFGITRERLKRLNKNYTIMHPGPMNRGVEISSEVADGDSSVILDQVTNGQAVRMAVLYLLSGPEAEGPQA
- a CDS encoding dihydroorotase: MSNAPFDMIISGGRVIDPALGFGKDAHVLIKDGRIAGIENDIQKLGDSTGATVIDASGMLVVPGLIDVHVHLREPGREDEETVESGCRAAAAGGFTAVCCMPNTTPRIDNQETVLFVQDRAKNADARVYVVGAITKGSEGKELSEIGDLVKVGAVAITDDGRWVENSEIMRRAMEYSKMFNIPVMDHAEESTLCAGGIMNESFESTRLGLRGRPAVAEEIAVMRDIALCRTTGARLHIQHLSTRRAVDVVRAAKAEGIRVTTEACPHHFVLTDEAIAKEFNTCLRVNPPLRTANDREAIIEGLIDGTIDCIASDHAPHAEEEKDCEFDLAPAGMIGLETTLGLVKTYLIDKGYLTWADAIAKMTINPARVFGLPGGTLKTGSPADITIIDPDAPWTVDKKRFRSMSHNSPFIGWKLQGQVFRTILGGRVVFAREE